From a single Candidatus Lernaella stagnicola genomic region:
- a CDS encoding glycosyltransferase family 39 protein, with protein MRLRPLCWLAALLLPPICLAVWLWPACGLEAQYQVVRDDQQVPVAQIRDANLYFVKRQIFQGPAMLRWDPRRHGDNDEVPKLAVTWTGYLRVPREGRYEFRSQNKGRLDVTIAEGDSFRLERRRVAARDLESASYPFRAEYQGKDGPLLEWRRGSEDFVPLRGRFFYRQPPLPFAPWLTLFAFGALLLAEVIVLARWRPTVTQELTAFIVGNGACLALVCLLFVVFGTRFYKYDRLPFPNETADEYNVTLNGLHLLFTGVPGTWSQLPAYRTSQTRHERLFGDDFRIVFPFFDHPPGLALLVGSYLALRGVDFAARYDHYFIRQTRLLPIAAAVLNALLLYFFAARVLRRRSLALLAVAFFALYPTAVYAGRLVKSENFLIAFFLGTMLLLLRYLDTGHRRALIAAAVLAGLSCTMKVTGLSVVGAAAVVLLLERRWRAAGLVAGVGAGFFLLFFAYGAFYDWDTFWRVLQNQQTRRFGAAGHGNPLSTRGLWSLIVSNGIAHKKFGSLTHVWFWLALAWFWVDAARRKSRDIRFSFVVWPPLVYLVFMAITMGSDKSFGWYRIPLLPFMAVAAAWYVREMVREANVPLVAFFCLLPLVDSLYWGYFVPATQYPWGYRLVNVLPLGLLVLAHLLPPPKRHAAVRGIGVVAVLTTFVFMALAIANRWYVYTVQY; from the coding sequence GTGCGTTTACGGCCCCTATGTTGGCTTGCCGCTTTGTTGCTGCCGCCGATCTGCCTCGCCGTGTGGCTTTGGCCCGCCTGCGGCCTTGAAGCGCAATACCAGGTTGTGCGCGACGATCAGCAGGTTCCCGTGGCGCAAATTCGCGATGCCAATCTGTACTTCGTAAAGCGGCAGATCTTCCAAGGGCCGGCGATGCTGCGATGGGACCCACGCCGCCATGGCGACAACGACGAAGTGCCGAAGCTGGCCGTCACGTGGACCGGTTATCTACGCGTCCCGCGCGAGGGGCGCTACGAATTTCGCTCGCAAAATAAAGGGCGACTGGACGTGACAATCGCGGAGGGAGATTCGTTTCGCCTGGAACGCCGGCGGGTTGCCGCTCGGGACCTGGAAAGTGCTTCCTACCCCTTCCGCGCCGAATATCAGGGGAAAGACGGTCCCTTGCTTGAATGGCGTCGCGGCAGCGAAGACTTCGTTCCGCTCCGCGGTCGTTTTTTCTATCGTCAGCCGCCGCTGCCTTTCGCGCCGTGGCTCACTCTTTTCGCATTCGGCGCACTTTTGTTGGCGGAGGTCATCGTTCTGGCCCGCTGGAGGCCAACGGTCACCCAGGAACTCACCGCGTTTATCGTTGGGAATGGTGCTTGCCTCGCGTTGGTGTGCCTACTGTTCGTCGTGTTCGGCACGCGCTTTTACAAGTATGATCGCTTGCCGTTTCCGAATGAAACCGCCGATGAATACAACGTCACGCTCAACGGCCTGCACCTCCTTTTCACGGGTGTGCCGGGCACATGGTCGCAGTTGCCCGCCTACCGTACATCCCAAACTAGGCACGAGCGGCTGTTCGGCGACGATTTCCGGATCGTCTTTCCCTTTTTCGATCATCCGCCCGGGCTGGCTTTGTTGGTGGGATCGTACCTGGCCTTGCGCGGTGTCGATTTCGCCGCGCGCTACGACCACTACTTCATCCGCCAAACGCGGTTGCTGCCCATCGCCGCGGCCGTCCTAAACGCCCTGCTGCTTTACTTTTTTGCGGCCCGGGTGTTGCGGCGACGCTCGCTCGCGCTGCTGGCCGTCGCCTTCTTCGCGCTGTATCCGACGGCGGTGTACGCCGGCCGCTTGGTGAAGAGTGAAAATTTCCTCATCGCCTTTTTTCTCGGCACCATGTTGCTGCTCTTGCGCTATCTGGATACCGGCCACCGCCGCGCCTTGATTGCCGCCGCCGTGCTCGCCGGGCTTAGCTGCACCATGAAAGTGACCGGCCTTTCGGTGGTTGGGGCCGCCGCCGTGGTTCTGCTGCTTGAACGACGCTGGCGCGCGGCCGGCCTGGTTGCGGGCGTTGGCGCCGGCTTCTTCCTGCTCTTTTTCGCGTACGGCGCGTTCTACGACTGGGATACTTTCTGGCGCGTATTACAGAACCAACAGACACGCCGTTTCGGCGCCGCCGGCCACGGCAATCCGCTCAGCACACGCGGCTTGTGGTCGCTGATCGTTTCCAACGGCATCGCCCATAAGAAATTCGGTTCCTTGACCCACGTATGGTTCTGGCTGGCCCTGGCGTGGTTCTGGGTCGACGCAGCCCGGCGGAAAAGTCGGGATATCCGTTTCTCATTTGTCGTCTGGCCGCCGCTCGTGTACCTCGTGTTTATGGCGATCACCATGGGTTCGGACAAATCTTTCGGCTGGTACCGCATTCCCTTGTTGCCGTTCATGGCTGTCGCCGCGGCTTGGTACGTGCGGGAAATGGTGCGGGAGGCCAACGTTCCGCTGGTCGCCTTCTTCTGTTTGCTGCCGCTGGTCGACTCCCTGTACTGGGGATATTTCGTGCCCGCCACCCAGTACCCTTGGGGCTATCGCCTGGTCAACGTGTTGCCCCTCGGCCTCTTGGTCCTGGCGCACTTGCTGCCGCCGCCGAAGCGACACGCCGCCGTTCGCGGCATCGGTGTCGTGGCGGTTCTGACGACATTCGTGTTCATGGCGCTGGCGATCGCCAATCGCTGGTATGTCTATACGGTGCAGTATTGA
- a CDS encoding MaoC/PaaZ C-terminal domain-containing protein: MTQKATEELALSTALVGRKLRSITREVTWRDTTNYAAAVADPNPMYLDDSQPAGLVAPPLFAVALTWPLAVDLPQQWGELMPPEVVARMVHAQEHLIFHRPVRPGDVLTLTGECAALVPIEAGTLLYLHIDARDRDGEPVFTEFSTPLFRGVSCPDGPKGKNNLPHIPPLAESSSALWRVEEPISREASFLYDGCTDIVFPIHTSTSFARTVGLPDIILQGTATLAKAAREIVNREAGGQPARLKELACRFVGMVAPDSEIGIEMTARESADERTLLGFRVTNGRGAAAISHGFAKVE; the protein is encoded by the coding sequence ATGACCCAGAAAGCAACGGAAGAGCTCGCCCTATCGACCGCGTTGGTCGGCCGCAAGCTCCGCTCGATCACCCGCGAGGTTACGTGGCGGGATACTACGAACTACGCCGCAGCCGTGGCCGATCCGAACCCCATGTATCTGGACGACAGCCAACCAGCCGGCCTCGTCGCGCCGCCGCTTTTTGCCGTGGCCCTAACCTGGCCGCTGGCCGTGGATCTGCCTCAGCAATGGGGCGAATTGATGCCGCCGGAAGTGGTTGCCCGCATGGTACACGCGCAGGAGCACCTGATTTTTCACCGGCCGGTGCGCCCCGGAGACGTTCTGACACTCACCGGTGAATGTGCGGCTCTGGTGCCGATCGAGGCGGGTACTCTACTGTACTTGCACATCGACGCCCGCGATCGCGACGGCGAACCGGTTTTTACGGAGTTCAGCACGCCGCTGTTTCGGGGCGTATCGTGTCCCGACGGGCCCAAGGGAAAGAACAACTTGCCGCACATCCCGCCGCTCGCCGAATCAAGTTCCGCCTTATGGCGCGTCGAAGAACCCATCTCTCGGGAAGCTTCCTTCCTCTACGACGGTTGCACAGATATCGTCTTCCCGATTCATACGTCGACGAGTTTTGCGCGGACGGTCGGCTTACCCGACATCATTCTGCAAGGCACGGCGACGCTGGCCAAAGCCGCCCGGGAGATCGTCAATCGTGAAGCCGGCGGCCAACCTGCTCGGCTCAAAGAACTGGCCTGTCGTTTCGTCGGGATGGTAGCGCCGGATTCCGAGATCGGTATCGAAATGACCGCCCGCGAAAGTGCCGACGAGCGGACGCTTCTAGGCTTCCGCGTGACCAACGGTCGCGGCGCGGCAGCAATCAGCCACGGATTCGCGAAGGTCGAATAG
- a CDS encoding SUMF1/EgtB/PvdO family nonheme iron enzyme has protein sequence MFDLGPLMVILFVVCLAAARWTERFVPRRVIRASLLLATASLTAAIVVELIYRATPGFQHVWSIPLTFLFYAAFFVLYYSLHRTPRPSFVATSGWWLLFLLIVLAPTPRDYDQNIWLLDLLNKATPTGLIGRLPWNAAEAVTRAFALVNLHVARFFLPLAGAVATGLAYLAFIVLLAIFGHRRVPKATALAPPRIAPPMAVAIGLAAFLVPRYDGPWVVNYYLTLVTGIGMGMFFAYGLATLWRAGSTVLWALAGAAFVTGHGVEAVAVWGWLQNLVGVIPPPQSPDFAPPESFARFGRRVLSRRGLLLSGLLAMLLAFALSITGESTPPQRAHPTKQTNESQETMVRISLAEGFVWMDRFEFPNREGETPLVGVLPHEAAADCAMNGKRLCTQPEIAAACGQQGRRFLFANNPGESKRTLNGRCNVLPLNDAPRGVLPSGAMPCASENDVYDLTGNLWEWVGPVAKPWAYATGACYLNNDFHTTQCGFTLKLHVEQIEKLDRQVFGFRCCRDGVD, from the coding sequence TTGTTTGACCTCGGTCCCCTGATGGTCATCCTTTTCGTCGTTTGCCTGGCGGCCGCGCGATGGACCGAGCGTTTCGTACCGCGTCGTGTGATCCGAGCCAGTCTGTTGCTCGCGACCGCGTCGTTGACGGCGGCGATAGTCGTGGAATTGATATACCGCGCGACACCAGGGTTTCAGCACGTTTGGTCCATCCCCCTCACCTTTCTTTTCTACGCCGCGTTTTTCGTCCTGTACTATTCATTACACCGCACGCCGCGGCCATCCTTCGTGGCAACTTCGGGCTGGTGGTTGCTCTTCCTGCTGATCGTGCTGGCCCCGACGCCACGCGACTACGACCAAAACATCTGGTTGCTGGACCTATTGAATAAGGCAACACCCACCGGCTTGATCGGCCGGTTGCCGTGGAACGCCGCCGAAGCCGTCACGCGCGCATTTGCGCTGGTAAATCTTCACGTGGCGCGATTTTTCCTGCCACTGGCGGGCGCCGTCGCCACCGGATTGGCCTACCTGGCGTTTATCGTGTTGCTGGCGATCTTCGGACACAGGCGCGTACCCAAAGCGACGGCGCTTGCCCCGCCGCGTATTGCGCCGCCAATGGCTGTCGCGATCGGATTGGCGGCCTTTCTCGTACCTCGTTACGACGGCCCGTGGGTCGTGAATTACTACCTGACGTTAGTCACCGGAATCGGCATGGGAATGTTTTTCGCGTATGGCCTGGCGACCTTGTGGCGGGCCGGCAGCACGGTTCTTTGGGCACTGGCGGGAGCGGCTTTCGTAACCGGCCACGGCGTGGAGGCCGTCGCCGTTTGGGGGTGGCTACAAAACCTGGTGGGGGTTATCCCGCCACCGCAATCGCCCGATTTCGCGCCCCCGGAATCATTCGCTCGATTCGGTCGCCGCGTTTTATCGCGTCGCGGTCTGTTGCTTTCGGGGCTGCTCGCCATGCTTCTGGCCTTTGCCTTGAGCATCACGGGAGAGTCCACGCCACCGCAACGAGCGCACCCTACGAAACAAACAAACGAATCCCAGGAAACCATGGTTCGTATTTCCCTTGCGGAAGGTTTCGTATGGATGGATCGATTCGAGTTCCCGAATCGCGAGGGCGAGACGCCCTTGGTCGGCGTACTACCCCATGAAGCGGCCGCCGACTGTGCGATGAACGGCAAGCGGCTATGCACGCAACCTGAGATCGCTGCAGCGTGCGGTCAACAAGGGCGGCGTTTCCTCTTTGCCAACAACCCGGGCGAGTCCAAGCGCACCTTAAACGGCCGCTGCAACGTGCTGCCGCTAAACGACGCGCCGCGCGGCGTGTTGCCGAGTGGCGCGATGCCCTGCGCCAGTGAAAACGACGTGTATGACCTAACCGGTAACTTGTGGGAGTGGGTGGGCCCCGTCGCGAAACCGTGGGCATATGCAACCGGTGCTTGCTATTTGAACAATGACTTCCACACGACGCAATGCGGCTTCACGCTCAAATTGCACGTCGAACAGATCGAGAAACTCGATCGGCAGGTATTCGGTTTTCGTTGTTGTCGCGACGGTGTTGATTAG
- a CDS encoding PEP/pyruvate-binding domain-containing protein encodes MAGPWSETILPAAHFAQALSHLPAPEAYLGFFLAAPLFVVVLVIYLAVVVAAVLVALAAMAVGVEASHILLALVAGIAAATAVELYRRGWWPGNWIDLHQLGDTARSRRRFGAKAVNAARLLALGERMPQGWAWQPPRATLSPAQLARAARRIRKCFPGEIVVRSSFAAEDNAEASHAGLFRSITHVDSADESAVAAALTEVLASAQTPALEEYAAGDDSLAILVQSQVTHQLAGFAFSVDILHGRRECRLVEVVEGGRATYLSDRIDGSVHKLLGEEDTLPPALHTQVTAAVDRIAARFRQAMEIEWGWDGERLWLYQARPATSVPPLQTYFVAPGLTPTVPLTPLSRSVLNLDELLNGASAIKDGRREFHGLDYFAWRDPWQRDHQIWRLLPGFGRPFRGRSGNFATLRRRLRTAVLAQQAARWRADAWAALAERITQRKVRADLLDETYPLGNRHPLLVTAREIQRLIASNETELLRVEFGWLPREEMELRAPRAADEPDIWHEFAAIADVAPEAESTHSWPNLRREATLPWRNALARWCGRRRRAERIRVESLHLDILRINHALAARARARAVELKLPEDEAFFLTADDLETGDVPAPEQLAARRREYEEACRAEHPPVLHFRDGERTTWPSPIDDPAAIRGVGVGSGTVTGTLIVDWEDAGDDGILFVPDTNPLYIGRLRPGRPVVAPRGGLLTHFAVIAREIGAPLFVAQVANLQPGQRVRIDFERGELHLV; translated from the coding sequence GTGGCGGGGCCCTGGAGCGAAACCATCTTGCCGGCAGCGCACTTTGCGCAAGCGTTGTCGCACCTGCCCGCACCGGAAGCCTACCTCGGCTTTTTTCTCGCGGCGCCGCTTTTCGTGGTGGTGCTGGTCATCTACTTGGCGGTTGTTGTCGCGGCCGTATTGGTGGCCCTCGCGGCGATGGCGGTCGGCGTCGAGGCTTCGCATATTTTGCTGGCCCTCGTGGCGGGGATTGCCGCGGCCACGGCCGTCGAACTCTACCGCCGCGGTTGGTGGCCCGGCAATTGGATTGATCTTCATCAACTCGGCGACACCGCACGGTCCAGACGTCGGTTCGGGGCCAAGGCTGTCAACGCGGCCCGACTGCTGGCGCTGGGCGAAAGAATGCCGCAGGGCTGGGCGTGGCAACCGCCGCGCGCCACACTCTCACCGGCGCAACTGGCGCGCGCCGCGCGACGGATCAGGAAATGTTTTCCGGGCGAAATTGTCGTTCGGTCCTCCTTCGCGGCCGAAGACAACGCGGAAGCCAGCCACGCCGGTCTCTTCCGCTCGATAACCCATGTCGATTCTGCCGACGAAAGCGCCGTGGCCGCGGCGCTGACCGAAGTACTTGCTTCGGCGCAAACACCGGCGCTGGAAGAGTACGCGGCGGGCGATGATTCGTTGGCCATACTCGTGCAAAGCCAGGTGACGCATCAACTAGCCGGCTTCGCTTTTAGCGTGGACATTCTTCACGGGAGGCGCGAATGCCGGTTGGTCGAAGTCGTCGAAGGTGGCCGGGCGACGTATCTGTCCGACCGCATCGACGGCTCGGTACATAAACTTTTGGGCGAGGAGGACACGCTTCCGCCGGCGTTGCACACTCAAGTCACGGCGGCCGTCGATCGCATTGCGGCACGATTCCGGCAAGCGATGGAGATCGAATGGGGCTGGGACGGTGAACGCCTCTGGCTCTACCAAGCGCGCCCGGCCACTTCTGTGCCGCCGTTACAAACCTACTTCGTCGCGCCCGGCCTCACACCGACGGTGCCGCTAACCCCGCTGTCGCGGTCGGTTCTGAATCTCGATGAGTTGTTGAACGGCGCTTCGGCTATCAAGGACGGCAGACGCGAGTTTCACGGACTTGATTATTTTGCGTGGCGCGACCCGTGGCAACGCGATCACCAAATCTGGCGGCTTTTGCCGGGATTCGGCAGGCCCTTCAGGGGTCGGTCGGGAAACTTCGCAACGTTACGCCGTCGTCTACGCACGGCCGTTCTCGCGCAACAAGCCGCACGATGGCGTGCCGACGCGTGGGCGGCGCTTGCCGAGCGAATCACGCAGCGAAAAGTCCGCGCCGACCTCCTGGATGAAACCTATCCGCTCGGAAACCGCCATCCGCTTCTCGTGACGGCACGGGAAATTCAACGTCTCATCGCGTCAAACGAAACGGAGTTGCTGCGGGTCGAATTCGGTTGGCTGCCGCGGGAGGAAATGGAACTGCGCGCGCCGCGCGCGGCGGACGAGCCCGATATCTGGCATGAATTCGCCGCGATCGCGGACGTTGCGCCCGAGGCCGAGTCGACTCATTCTTGGCCGAACCTTCGGCGTGAAGCGACGCTGCCTTGGCGCAATGCCTTAGCGCGTTGGTGCGGTCGCCGTCGAAGGGCGGAGCGAATCCGCGTCGAGTCTTTGCATCTGGATATCCTGCGCATCAACCACGCGTTGGCGGCGCGCGCCCGCGCTCGCGCTGTCGAGTTGAAATTGCCGGAAGACGAGGCCTTTTTTCTCACCGCTGACGACCTGGAGACCGGCGACGTGCCGGCACCTGAGCAACTCGCGGCGCGTCGGCGGGAATATGAAGAGGCTTGTCGCGCGGAGCACCCGCCGGTTTTGCATTTTCGTGACGGCGAAAGGACCACCTGGCCTTCCCCGATCGACGACCCGGCGGCCATTCGCGGCGTCGGTGTCGGATCCGGGACGGTAACCGGTACGCTTATTGTCGATTGGGAGGACGCCGGGGACGACGGTATCTTATTCGTTCCCGATACCAACCCGCTTTACATCGGCCGCTTGCGCCCCGGCCGGCCGGTGGTTGCCCCGCGCGGCGGTCTGCTGACCCACTTCGCCGTGATCGCCCGCGAGATCGGAGCGCCGTTGTTTGTGGCGCAGGTGGCGAATCTACAACCCGGTCAACGAGTGCGAATCGATTTTGAACGCGGGGAGCTTCATCTTGTTTGA